The sequence AACTGGAGCTCCAATTGTATACGGACCTACGGCAGCACCTGAATTTGTAGCGATTATTGCAGAAGATGATCAGATTTTTGAAATTGGAAAAATAAAAATAAAGGTACTTCACACTCCAGGACATACAATGGAAAGTACTACTTATCTTTTAATAGATGAAAATGGTAAAGAAACAGCCATCTTCACGGGAGATACTCTATTCTTAGGAGATGTAGGAAGACCGGATCTTGCACAAAAAGCAACAAACCTTACTCAGGAAGATCTTGCCGGGATTTTGTATGACAGTCTTCAGAACAAAATTATGCCTTTGGCTGATAGCATCACTGTTTATCCTGCTCACGGGGCTGGTTCTGCATGTGGAAAAAATATGCAGAAGGAGACTGTAGATATTTTAGGCAATCAAAAAAGGACAAATTACGCACTTAACCAACCAGACAAAGCATCTTTCATTAGAGAAGTGCTTGATGGCCTTACTGCACCTCCAAAATATTTTGGAATGAACGTAGCCATGAACAAAGGAGGTTATGAGAGTTTGGATACAGTAATGGACAAAGGGCTAAATCCTGTTTCTCCGGAAGATTTTGAAACAATAGCAGAAGAAACCGGAGCTTTAATTCTTGATACAAGAGGAGCCGCAGATTTTCATAAAGGCTTTGTTCCTAATTCCATCAATATTGGGTTAAAAGGTGATTTTGCCCCTTGGGTAGGAACTTTAATCGTAGATGTTAAGCACCCTTTATTATTGATAACTGATGAAGGAACCGAAGAGGAAGTCATCATCAGACTAAGTCGTGTAGGTTTCGATAACGTTGTTGGATATCTGAAAGGAGGATTTAAAGCTTGGAAAAGCTCAGGTAAAGAAATTGATGAAGTAAAAAGAATCACTCCAACTGAATTTGCAGAGCAGTTTACACCAGATGCAAAAGTAATTGATGTGAGAAAATTAACAGAATATTCTGCAGAGCACATTGACAATGCTTTTAACAGACCTTTGGATTCCATCAGTGACTGGGCTCGCAATCTTGATGACTCTGAACATTTCTTCCTTCACTGCGCTGGAGGGTATAGAAGCATGATCGCAGCCAGCATTCTTAATTCACACGGAATCAGAAACTTTACTGAAATAGAAGGTGGGTTTAATGGCATTAAAAAAACAGAAAAACTTCCAACAACAGATTTTGTATGTCAATCCAAAACATCATAGCCTCATGAAAGTTAATCTTTTTGGAATTGCTTTATATTCTATTTTAGTGTTAAGTAGCTGTAAAACAAATCATTTAACAGACGCTCCCAAGAGTAACATTAAGGAAGTAGTGACCAGTTCAGATGTAACATTAGTAGACGTAAGAATTCCCGAGCAATATGCTGCAGGAACCGCTAAAAATGCCATCAATATTCCACTGGCAGAAATTCAAAACAAAATTGAAACCCTGAAGGGTAAAAAAGTAGTTGTTTTTTGCAATAAAGGAGTACAGGCAGATCAGGCTATGGAAATATTAAAGAAAAACGGAGTGGAAGCCTATGATGGAACGAGTTGGAAAAATGTAAAGGGCATCCAGGACGAAGCAGATAAAAAGTAACTAATTAAACTAAAACTATGTCACAAAAATTTCAGGATATCATCAATTCCGAAAGACCAGTACTTATTGACTTTTTTGCCACGTGGTGCCAGCCTTGTAAGGTTCAGTCCTCGGTTTTAAATACTGTAAAAGAAAATATAGGCGAAGGAGCCAGAATCATCAAAGTAGATGTAGACCAATACCCTGCTATTGCAGCACAATATGGAGTAAGAGGAGTTCCTACTTTAGCTGTTTTCAAAAATGGGGAACTTCTTTGGAAGGAAAGCGGAGTGCATGATGTGAATACATTAACTAATCTTCTGCAACAATATATTTAAGATAAAAAAAGGCTGAGTTGATATGAACTCAGCCTTTTTTATTTTTATACATCAATTGAGAAATGATCTCTATCATTTAAAAACTGGAAATGAGTTCTGAAATCGTTCAGTTCATTCATATCCAGCTCAGCTGATACAATATTTCCATTTTTATTTGAAATTTCTCTCCCTTCTGCAAAGAAACAATGAGAACTTTCCTGATAGAACAAATTATTTCCATCCGTTCCAATTCGGTTTAAACCAAACACAAAAGAAAGATTTTCAATGGCTCTTGCTTTTAAAAGATGTTCCCAAGCACCCACTCTTTTCTCAGGCCAGTTCGCAACGTATAAAATAGCATCATAATCATCATTATTTCTTGCAAATACTGGAAATCGAAGATCATAACAAACCTGAAGCAAAAATCTCACTCCTTTATATTCTACAATCACTCTGTCTTTTCCCGGAGTATATACCTTATCTTCTCCCGAAAAAGAAAACAAGTGTCTTTTATCATAAAATGCAACGTCTTCATTCGGTTGCACAAAATACATCCTATTGTAAAAATTACCATTTTCCTCTACGGGAACGCTTCCGCAGAATGCCGCATTTTTTTCTTTTGAGATTTTTTTCAAAAACTCCAGAGACTCATCATTCCTGTCAGAAACTTCAGCTGCATCCATACAAAAGCCTGTTGAAAACATCTCAGGCAATAGAAACAGATCTGCTTCAAGGTTTTGAAGTTCATTCTCTATTATTTTAAAATTTTCAGCTTTATTTTTCCAGATGATATCCAAATTGAGTCCTGCAATCTCCATCTTTTTATTTTGTTTAAAATTATTCATTATCTCAAGTATAAAAATACGGCTTTTATACTTAATAAAGAAAATGGACTTATAAATCTTAATATTTATTAAAGTCTTCTATTTTCATAGCATTCAACATCTTTCGGTTTCATTTTTGATACAGGTAATTTTTATTAATATCATTAAAAATTATAAAATTTATGAAGAAATTGGTTTTTATGGTGATGATGTTCTTTTTTGGAATCACGGCCAATGCTCAAGCATGGACAGGAAAAGGAGATCAAAAGGTTCAACTGGGTCTAAGTGCCTGGGGATACGGAACCGGGATAACGGGAACTTACGATTATGGGTTGAATAAGCTTATATCTGTGGGGGCCGGTCTTAACGGTTACTTCAGTAATTATAAGAACAACGATAAAGACAATCGGGTGTTTGTTTTCGGAAGATTGAATTTCCACTTGCAAGAAGCTTTAAATCTTCCTCCAAAGTTGGATATTTATCCTGGTGTTGATGTAGGTGTTGTTGGAAAAGACTTTGGAATAGGAGCTCATATCGGCGCGCGATACTTCTTTACAGAAAGAATTGGCGTATTTGCAGAGGTAGGTAATAACGGAAGCCTTGGCGTTTCATTCAATTTATAATCAAATAGTCCTGAAATATGACAAAGCTTCTCGTTTCGAGAGGCTTTTTTATTTGGCATAGTTTTGATAATTGTTACCTTTGCAAATTAAAATCTAAAATTTATTAATGGAAATAGCAATCAAACTCTTCCAGTTCATTCTGAGTATCTCTATACTTGTAGTTCTTCATGAGCTTGGCCACTTCTTACCGGCAAAATGGTTCAAGACCAGAGCAGAGAAATTCTTCTTGTTTTTTGATCCTTACTTCTCCATATTCTCTATGAAGAAAGTCAACGGAAAGTGGAAGTATAAATTCTTATCTCAGAACTTACCTGATACTGAAGTAATAGAGGTAAACGGAAAAAAGGAAGAAGTTCCTATCGATATATCAAAACTTTCTGACGACGATTGGAGAAAATATCCTGAGCAAACCAAATACGGTATCGGATGGCTTCCTTTCGGAGGTTATGTGAAAATTGCAGGAATGGTGGATGAAAGTATGGATACAGCCCAAATGAAAAAACCGGCTGAATCTTGGGAATTCAGATCTAAACCGGCGTGGCAGAGACTAATCATTATGTTAGGAGGGGTTACAGTAAACTTCTTCCTAGCTTGGATCATATTCTCAGCTTTAGTTGGGAAAAACGGGGAAACAATTTTTGATGCAGATAAAATCAAAACCCCACTTCACTATACTGCAGCAGCCAAGAAAATGGGCTTTCAGGATGGGGATAAAATTTTGAAAGTTGACGGAAAAGTTCAGAAAGACTTCAAAAAACTAGCTCTAGACGTTTTATTAAGTGATGAAATAACCGTTTCCAGAAATGGAAAAGAAGTTACTTTCCCAACCAATGATGATGGAAAAGTAATGGCATTTCATGATCCGGAACCAAGATCATTCTTAACCCCAAGAATGTCTCCTATTATTGATACGATCGTTACTCAATCTACAATGGATGCAGGGTTAAAGGTGGGTGATAAAATTGTTGCCATCAATGGGAAACCTGTTTCTTATTATGATGAAGTAAAACCTTTGGTAGTTCCTAATGCAGGGAAAATAGTAGATTTCCAGGTATCAAGAAACAATCAGATTGAGGACCTTAAAATCCCCATATCTAAAGAAGGAACTATTGGAATTCTTTCTTTCAAGGAAGCTGAGAAATTTATGGTTCATAATGAATATAGTTTTTTCGGTTCTATAAAAAGAGGGTTTACCCTTACTATTGAGAGTTTAACTTATCAGATTAAACAGTTTAAATTAATTTTCAACAAGAAAGTCCAGGGCTATAAAAAAGTGGGTGGCCCGCTTGCTATTGTAAAGAATATGCCGGTAAGTAAAGATGCACAAGGAGGTGTTTCTATTGACTGGACAGCATTCTGGGGCTTTACAGCAATGTTCTCAGTATGGTTGGCATTCCTTAACCTTATTCCTATTCCGGGACTTGATGGCGGACATGTTATATTCACACTATATGAGATGATCGTAGGAAAACCGGTTCCACAAAAAGTATTGGAAAATGCTCAGATGGTGGGAGTTATTTTCCTGTTAGGATTAATGGCTCTGATCTTTGGAAGCGATATTATTAAAGCCATTACAGGAACATTATAATTTTTTGAAAATTTTTCTTAAAAATATTTGCAGGGTATAAATATTCGTCCTATATTTGCACCACTTAAAACAAAGGACATTCCTCCTTAGCTCAGTTGGTTAGAGCATCTGACTGTTAATCAGAGGGTCGCTGGTTCGAGCCC is a genomic window of Chryseobacterium nakagawai containing:
- a CDS encoding MBL fold metallo-hydrolase, giving the protein MKIEQIYTGCLAQGAYYIVSENEAVIIDPLREVKPYLDRLEKDNVTLKYIFETHFHADFVSGHLDLSKKTGAPIVYGPTAAPEFVAIIAEDDQIFEIGKIKIKVLHTPGHTMESTTYLLIDENGKETAIFTGDTLFLGDVGRPDLAQKATNLTQEDLAGILYDSLQNKIMPLADSITVYPAHGAGSACGKNMQKETVDILGNQKRTNYALNQPDKASFIREVLDGLTAPPKYFGMNVAMNKGGYESLDTVMDKGLNPVSPEDFETIAEETGALILDTRGAADFHKGFVPNSINIGLKGDFAPWVGTLIVDVKHPLLLITDEGTEEEVIIRLSRVGFDNVVGYLKGGFKAWKSSGKEIDEVKRITPTEFAEQFTPDAKVIDVRKLTEYSAEHIDNAFNRPLDSISDWARNLDDSEHFFLHCAGGYRSMIAASILNSHGIRNFTEIEGGFNGIKKTEKLPTTDFVCQSKTS
- a CDS encoding rhodanese-like domain-containing protein, which codes for MKVNLFGIALYSILVLSSCKTNHLTDAPKSNIKEVVTSSDVTLVDVRIPEQYAAGTAKNAINIPLAEIQNKIETLKGKKVVVFCNKGVQADQAMEILKKNGVEAYDGTSWKNVKGIQDEADKK
- a CDS encoding thioredoxin family protein; the protein is MSQKFQDIINSERPVLIDFFATWCQPCKVQSSVLNTVKENIGEGARIIKVDVDQYPAIAAQYGVRGVPTLAVFKNGELLWKESGVHDVNTLTNLLQQYI
- a CDS encoding nitrilase-related carbon-nitrogen hydrolase, translating into MNNFKQNKKMEIAGLNLDIIWKNKAENFKIIENELQNLEADLFLLPEMFSTGFCMDAAEVSDRNDESLEFLKKISKEKNAAFCGSVPVEENGNFYNRMYFVQPNEDVAFYDKRHLFSFSGEDKVYTPGKDRVIVEYKGVRFLLQVCYDLRFPVFARNNDDYDAILYVANWPEKRVGAWEHLLKARAIENLSFVFGLNRIGTDGNNLFYQESSHCFFAEGREISNKNGNIVSAELDMNELNDFRTHFQFLNDRDHFSIDV
- a CDS encoding DUF6646 family protein, whose protein sequence is MKKLVFMVMMFFFGITANAQAWTGKGDQKVQLGLSAWGYGTGITGTYDYGLNKLISVGAGLNGYFSNYKNNDKDNRVFVFGRLNFHLQEALNLPPKLDIYPGVDVGVVGKDFGIGAHIGARYFFTERIGVFAEVGNNGSLGVSFNL
- the rseP gene encoding RIP metalloprotease RseP produces the protein MEIAIKLFQFILSISILVVLHELGHFLPAKWFKTRAEKFFLFFDPYFSIFSMKKVNGKWKYKFLSQNLPDTEVIEVNGKKEEVPIDISKLSDDDWRKYPEQTKYGIGWLPFGGYVKIAGMVDESMDTAQMKKPAESWEFRSKPAWQRLIIMLGGVTVNFFLAWIIFSALVGKNGETIFDADKIKTPLHYTAAAKKMGFQDGDKILKVDGKVQKDFKKLALDVLLSDEITVSRNGKEVTFPTNDDGKVMAFHDPEPRSFLTPRMSPIIDTIVTQSTMDAGLKVGDKIVAINGKPVSYYDEVKPLVVPNAGKIVDFQVSRNNQIEDLKIPISKEGTIGILSFKEAEKFMVHNEYSFFGSIKRGFTLTIESLTYQIKQFKLIFNKKVQGYKKVGGPLAIVKNMPVSKDAQGGVSIDWTAFWGFTAMFSVWLAFLNLIPIPGLDGGHVIFTLYEMIVGKPVPQKVLENAQMVGVIFLLGLMALIFGSDIIKAITGTL